One window of the Diospyros lotus cultivar Yz01 chromosome 12, ASM1463336v1, whole genome shotgun sequence genome contains the following:
- the LOC127787257 gene encoding tubby-like F-box protein 3 codes for MSFKSMIQDMKGEFGRKGFDVKFGYGLRSRSHRVVQDSSVAVDALKQSCWANMPPELLRDVLMRIEKSEFTWPLRKNVVACAGVCRSWREIMKEIVSTPEVSGKLTFPISLKQPGPRDTLIQCYIKRNRGSQTYHLFLNLSQASNDDGKFLLAARKCRRPTCTDYIISLNPEIVSRGSSTYIGKLRSNFLGTKFTIYDAQPPNAGAKVSKCHSTRLLGTKQVSPSFSGGNYPVAHISYDLNVLGSRGPRRMHCVMDAIPASAINPGGIAPTQTEFLLGNVETPPSLPFFRSKSTRMENFHCGPLSTQKDDMLVLKNKAPRWHEQLQCWCLNFNGRVTVASVKNFQLVASVEEGAAVQEQENVILQFGKVGKDVFTMDYQYPISAFQAFGICLSSFDTKIACE; via the exons ATGTCGTTTAAAAGTATGATTCAGGATATGAAGGGAGAGTTTGGGAGAAAAGGGTTTGATGTGAAGTTTGGGTATGGGCTGAGGTCGAGGTCGCACCGGGTGGTTCAGGATAGTTCAGTGGCTGTTGATGCTTTGAAGCAAAGCTGTTGGGCCAATATGCCCCCTGAGCTTTTGAGGGATGTCTTGATGAGGATTGAGAAGTCAGAGTTTACTTGGCCCCTTAGGAAGAATGTGGTTGCTTGTGCTGGCGTTTGTCGGAGTTGGAGAGAAATCATGAAGGAAATTGTCAGCACTCCAGAAGTCTCGGGCAAGTTGACCTTCCCAATCTCCCTGAAGCAG CCTGGCCCGAGAGACACCCTCATCCAATGTTATATAAAACGGAATCGGGGCTCCCAAACATATCACCTTTTCCTCAATTTAAGTCAAG CTTCAAATGATGATGGCAAATTCCTCCTAGCTGCTCGGAAATGTCGTCGTCCAACATGCACAGACTACATCATCTCCTTAAATCCTGAAATTGTATCCAGGGGGAGCAGCACCTATATTGGAAAGTTGAG GTCAAATTTTCTAGGGACCAAGTTCACAATCTATGATGCACAGCCTCCAAATGCTGGAGCCAAAGTTTCTAAATGTCACTCAACCAGGCTCCTTGGCACAAAACAAGTCTCCCCCAGTTTCTCAGGTGGCAACTATCCTGTGGCCCACATTTCATATGATCTGAATGTCTTGGGCTCCAG GGGTCCAAGAAGGATGCACTGTGTTATGGATGCCATTCCTGCTTCTGCTATTAACCCAGGTGGTATAGCCCCCACTCAAACTGAATTCCTTCTTGGTAACGTGGAAACTCCTCCATCCCTTCCATTTTTTAGATCAAAATCAACTCGCATGGAGAATTTCCACTGTGGACCCTTGTCCACCCAGAAAGATGATATGCTGGTCTTGAAGAATAAGGCTCCTAGATGGCATGAGCAACTCCAGTGCTGGTGCTTGAACTTTAATGGACGGGTGACTGTTGCATCTGTAAAGAACTTTCAGCTCGTTGCCTCAGTGGAAGAGGGAGCAGCTGTGCAGGAGCAAGAGAATGTCATTCTCCAGTTTGGGAAGGTGGGAAAGGACGTGTTCACCATGGACTATCAGTACCCAATCTCAGCATTCCAGGCGTTTGGGATCTGCCTCAGCAGCTTTGACACCAAGATTGCTTGTGAATGA